The Candidatus Nanogingivalaceae bacterium DNA segment GTGATTCCTTTTTTAATAGGACTAAAAGAACCTTCGGGCTAATTCCATATTCTTGAGCAGCATTATAAATAATTTGCGCAGCTGATATCCCGCCACTAAACGCTCCACCACCTTTTTCGAAAGAAGTTTCACCTGTATTTGGATTTTCGTGATAGTTGTTTATACAAACATACGGCGGTTGATGCCAATAACTCGAACGTTGAGCCGCCGCAAATTGCGCCGCGGTTCGTCCATCACCCCTACCAGACGGCCCACTACCCCAAGTATCACATTGTCCAACTTGACTATTTAAAAATGCCTGAATTTGTTGAACATTCATAGAGTCTTTATCATAAAAAACACTATCATCAATAATTCTTCCTGGATTAAAATCAGTTGCGCGTACTGCGCTTGAGATATTTCGAATTATAGCTAAAGCACTAAAAACAATTAGTGCCACAACTGGAACCCCAATAAAAACTGCTTTTCTAAATTCTCTATTTCTCGATCGTAAAACTTTGAGCATCAGATTTTCCTTCTTGTTTTTGTTTTATATTTTTATATGTTGTTACCGCAGTCCACTTACCAGATTTAAGATCATTATCACTGATTTTTTTCGAAACAGCCTTACAATACTTATTGTTTGGACTTTCTAAAATTTCAGTTGAAAGTTCAATAGTAGTTCCGTCTGTATGGGTTAGAGTATACGAACATTTCCCGTTTCCGTCATCATAAAGCAATCCTGAAATTTGTCCAGCAACACGAACTGCACCATCTTCAACTTGAACTGTTGTATAAGTCGGGAAACTGGTATATCCTGATGTATCAGTAGTTCCTTCTGCACGATCTGTTGTCGTATTCTTGGTTTTTGAATCAATAATCTTTTTTTCAGATTCGTCTTGTTTTTTATTTTCATTTTCAGATTTTTTTGAATCTGTTTTTTTATCTTCAACCTTCGAAGTTTTTTCTTCTTTTTTATTTTCACTTTTATCGCTCTTTCGTGAATTCATCCACCAAAAAGCTCCGCCAGCTCCAAGCAGCAAAATAATCGCAACAATTACGAAAGCAATAATTTTAGTTTTTTTAGTATTTTGTCTATTTATTTTCATTTTTTCTCCTGAAACAATTTTATCATAAGCTCAATAAAAAATCAACGTTTTTAAAGTTTTTTTAAACTTTTTATGTTATAATATAACTACTATGAAAAAACTCATCACGATTATGATACCCGCCTATAATGAGGAAAAAGCTCTACCAAAACTTTTCGAAAGGCTAGATCTTTTAGCCAACAATGTAATAAAATACGATTTCGAATTCCTTTTTATTAACGATGGATCAAAAGATCGAACGATGAAAATTATTCACGACCAAAGCGAAAAAGACCCGCGAATTTCATACATCAATTTAAGCCGTAATTTCGGCAAAGAAAATGCGATGCTCGCTGGATTTGATTACGCTAAGGGTGATGCTCTAGTGATTATTGATGCTGACCTCCAAGATCCGCCTGAATTAATTCCTGCAATGATCAATCTTTGGGAAGATGGCTATGATGACATTTACGCTAAGCGTGAATCTCGTGAAGGTGAAACTTGGCTTAAAAAACAAACTTCGAAATGGTTTTATAATATTCTTGACACTATTTCACAAATCGAAATTCAACGAGATACCGGAGATTTCCGACTACTCGATCGGCGAGCTGTCGAGGCTTTAAAAACCTTGCGCGAAACAAACCGATATACAAAAGGTATGTTTTCTTGGATCGGTTTTAAGAAAAAAGAAATCACCTATAAACGAGACGCTCGTGTTGCCGGCGAAACTAAATGGAATTATGCCAAACTCATTAATTTAGCCGTTGAGGGAATCACTAGTTTTACCGTTGCTCCTCTTCGAATTGCAACATTCACTGGAATTCTAATTTCAATAGGTGCATTTATTTGGATTGCTTTCTTGGTAATTCGGCCTCTTTTTGGTGTACCGGTTGGAAACGGTTATGCTTCAATTATGTCTGTAATTCTATTTCTAGGTGGCATTCAGCTTCTTTCGATTGGTATTCTTGGTGAATATATTGGCAAAATTTTTATTGAATCAAAAAATCGACCAGTTTATCTAGCGCAAGAAATCAAGGAGTTTAAGCGTGAAAAATCTACTAAAAAAGCTCAAAAATAACCAAGCTTTCTGGTTCTCGATAATTGGTGGAATTAATACAGCACTCGACTTTATAATTCTTTTTGTTTTAACATCTTTTGGTATAAAAATTTTCATTGCGAACATTTTTTCAACTGGGATCACATTTATTATTAGCTTTCTAATGAATAAGAAAATAACCTTCAAATCTGTTTCGAATAATAAAAAAGAACTTATTCACGAAATGGTTTTATTTATTCTCGTAACTCTTTTTGGACTTTGGGTTATTCAAAATATTGTCATCTCAACCACAATGCCAATTTTCGAAAACTTACTTAAAAATAAGCGAATATCATTATTACTATCAAAACTTATTGCTACTATTTTCAGTTTAATTTGGAACTTTATACTCTATAAAAAAGTAGTCTTCAAAAAATAAAAGCGGCCAGTTACAGCCGTTTTTATTATATTTCTAATTACTGAAAAATTGTCTTGCTCGTTCTGTTTTTGGATTATCCATAACTTCAGATGGCTTCCCATCTTCAATAATTACACCTTTATCTAGAAAAATCATCCTTGTACCAACTTCTCGGGCAAATTTCATCTCGTGCGTAACAATAACCATAGTCATCCCTTTTTCAGCAACCTCTCGAATAACATCAAGAACTTCACCAATCATTTCAGGGTCGAGGGCAGAAGTTGGCTCATCAAAGAGCATAATTTTCGGCTCCATTGCTAGAGCTCGCGCAATTGCTACACGCTGTTTTTGACCACCTGATAAACTATTTGGCATCGCTTTAGCTTTATTTAACAAACCGACGTCATTTAATAGTTCTCTAGCTTTTTTGGTGATTGCCCTATCTGAAACTTTTCGAAGTTTTTTAGGTGCCAGCTTGATATTTTCGATCACACTATAGTTCGGAAAAAGATTAAACTGTTGAAAAACCATTCCAACTTCTCTTCGCAACTTATTTAAATCAGTTTTCTTATCGGTAATTTTTACGCCATCAACAATAATTTCTCCCGATGTCGGTTCTTCAAGTAAATTCAAGCATCTCAAAAATGTCGATTTTCCCGAGCCGCTCGAACCAACGATAACGACAACTTCGCCTTCCTCAATATCAATATCGATATCTTTTAAAACATGATTAGAACCGTAATTCTTTTTTAAGTTCTTAATGCTAATTATTTTCATTATCTAATTTCCTCTCAACCTTTGACATAATTCGTGTAAAAATCGCTGTTAAAGCAAGATAAATCAAAGCAGCTGCAAAAAGTGATTGAAACGCAGTTGAAGTTTGGAAACGAATATTATCCGCACCACGCATAATATCGCTTAAACCAATCCAACCGACAATTGAGGTTTCCTTAAGCAATGCGATAAATTCACTAATAAGTGGCGGTAACGAATTTCGAAACGCTTGCGGCAAAATTACTAGTCGCATAGCTTGCCAATTACTAAAACCTAGCGAACGAGCAGCTTCCGTTTGTCCCTTATCAATACTTTCAATTCCCCCACGAATAATCTCAGCAATATAAGCTCCCGCATTTATTCCAAAGGCGATTGCTGCCGTGAAAATTTTTGGCATGAATTGATACGAACCGAACACAACATAATACATAATTAAAAGCTGTACAAGTAAAGGTGTTCCGCGAATAATATCTACATAAATTTTTCCCAAAAAAGCTAACGGATTGAACTTTGCTAATTTCTTATTTTTTGAATTTCGAAATGGCTGAAAATTCGATGTTCGCATTAAGGCAATTAAAACACCAATAATCGAACCTAAAATTACTGAAAGTACCGTTAATACGAGCGTAACTTCTAAACCTTGCCAAAGAAAAATCCACCGATTTCCGCCAAAAATTACTTCCCAAAAATTCATTTTTCACTCACTTCATTAAAATACTTTTTAACCAATTTCTGATATCGACCATCTTTTTTCATCTCAGTAATAACTTTATCCACCTGATCTTTCAATTCATTATTATCTTTTTTTATAGCAACTGCATATTCTTCATTACTCAAGGAATCTGGTAAAATTTGTAAATTTGAATATCCATGAACATATTGATTAGCGGGAGCCTCATCTAAGACCGCTGCATCAATTTTTCCAGAGCTCAAATCTTGCAGAACGCTTGGGACTGATTGTAGTTGAGTTACGCTAACGCCTTTAATTTTCGAAACGATCGTATCACTAGTTGTCCCTAATTGAACACCAATTTTATTTCCCGAAAGCTCATATTTGTTTCGAATTGTTGAACCTTTACGAACAACAATTTTTTGTGCCGCAGAATAGTATGATTTCGAAAAAGAAACATTTTTCTCACGTTCGGGAGTTTTTGTCATTCCCGCAATAACCATATCTACTTGTCCAGTTTCTAGAGCAGGAAGAAGTCCATCAAAGCCCATATCTTCAACTTTTAGTTCTTTTCCTAAACTTTTTGCAACCTCCCGTGAAAGATCAATATCAAATCCAACGACTTTTCCGTCTTGAATATATTCAAAAGGTTTAAAACCGGCATGCGTCCCAATAACCAAAACGCTCTTTCGATCACCGATAGTCCCTTCACGATATAAAATATCTATTAACATTAAAAAAATAGCTGCAATAAAAATAAAAATTCCTGCTAGCCAAATAAAATTACTTCTTTTTGCTACACCTTCCATAGGTATATTATAGTCTTTTTGCTTATGATTATCAACTTAATTTCTAACAAAAAATAAGCTTTTCACAAAGAAAAGCCTATTTTTTCGAAATAACCAATTGACGCTCTCGGCCTTCGCCTTCAGAATGAGTTTCAATATCGGAATAATCTTGAGCCAATTTATGAACCGTAAACCGATCTGTTGGATTTAAATTTAAGCGATAAGGTTCGCCTGTTTTACGAACTTGTTCTATCCATTTTTCGGCTTTTTGCGAAATCTTTTGAGCACGCTGTTTTTTGTAATCCGCAACATCGATACTTACACGAGTGATTTCGGCATTTTTCGATTCAAGCGCACGCGAAACCAAAAATTGCAATGCTCGCAAATTCCCTGAATCACGGCCAATGAAGAGCGAGTTTAATTCACTAGAAGGAACTGAAAGTTGGATAACTTGATCTTCAGAAGTGGAATAAACCGCCAGATTAACTCCAAAAAAGCTTAAAATATCTTCTAAAAACTTTTGCGCAAAAACAATTGACTCTTCCCGATTCATATTACCTCCGTTTTCCTTCTTTCGCTTTAATCCTTCGAATATTCGTTCCTCCAGTTTTTTCTTTCGAATTCTTCTTTGGAACTTGTACCGTTGTATTTTTCACAATAACAGCTTCTTTTGCATTCCGAAGTTTTTTCTTGTTTGATTCTGCAGCGATCTCTTCCATCTCTTTAGAATCAATTGAGAAGATATATTTTTGCTGAATAATTTGGACGATGTTTGAAATTAAGTAATAGAACGTTAGCGCACCATAAAGGCTAATCATAACGAAGAACATAATTGCCGGGAGAATTAAGTTCATATTTGAATTAACCGCAGCATTAAGTTCTGCTTGATTTGGTTCTTTGCCGTCAGCGGCATCCTTAAAGATTTCTCGAACCGTTCGCTTGCCCTTTTGAGGTTGAGTTTGCTTAACCATATACCATTGCGAAAATGCAAGACCGAGTGCAATAATCATCATAAATCCGCTAGAAAAGTCGTTTAACGGTACAGCTGTATCCGTTAGGTCAATAACCCCAAGGAATTTTGGATCAAGCTTTTTATGAGAAATAACTTCGCTAACTCGACTCATTTGTGCAACCGGCTGATAAGCCCATTTCGAAATTTGACCTGGATTATTTACTACAATCCGCATCACACTAAAGAAGGTTAAGAGAATTGGCAACTGAATAAATAATGTTAACATTGAGCGGAATGGTTTGAAATTATGCTTGCGGTAAAGTTCCATCATCTGAAGTGTTTCAAGCTGTTTATTGCCTTTTGCGTTCTTTCGAATCTTCTGCAATTCAGGTTGAAGATTTCGCATAGTTTTTGTTTGATGAAGTTGGCTTTTTGTAAGCGGCCACATCAAAAAACGCACAATTAAAGTAAAGACAATAATTGTGAAACCAAAATCACCGATAAAGTTATAAATCACCAATAATAGGTTCAAAATTGGCTGAGTAATAAATAGTTCAAACAGATTCATATCTATTATTATACTACCTTTATCTATTTATTACAATAAAAATCAGCTTCTTTAAAGGTGTTGACTAAAGTCTCTTTCAATTCTTCATGGGGAATATCTTTAACGCTTTTATGAAAAATCAAAACCACAACATCAAAAGTCCCATCAATTTTCGGTAGTTCATTTCGAATAATTTCATAAACTCGCCGACGAATTCGATTTCGGCCAACCGCACTTTTTAATACCTTTTTCGAAACTACCACAGCAAAACGTGAGTCTTTTCGCCGTTGGTTTTTTGTAAATTTTACAACAATTTTTTGTGTTCGAACCGAATTTCCATTCGCATAAACATACCGCAAACTGCCATGACCGTGAAACCTATTTTTATAAGATAACATAACTTTTTATATTTTAGCATTTTTTGATAAAATTAGCAAATTAAAACGAGCTCATGCTGAACCCGTTTTTAAAGCTTATTATAAGTTTACAATAACTTTTTTATTTGACCAGAATGATGGTTGGTAGTGAAGCTTTATTTGAGAACCTGCAGGAACCTCAAAAATCATAGAACCAGTCTTTTTACCACCTTTTACTAGATCCCCAGAACCAAGGCTATCTGGCAAACTGTATGTTTGTCCATCCGCGCTCTCAGCAGCACCGTTAGAATCTTCAGCTTTAAATTCAAAAACGTTATAGCTCATTTCAGTTTCAGATTTATTTTCAATCTTTACTGTAACCTTTACATATTCTTTGCCATCTTTTGGCTTCATATAGGTATTTCCAGAATCCCAATTTCGCTCAACCTTTTCAACAGTTAATTCTTTTCCATCAAAAGCAATTATATCGCCAACCTTAAATTCAGTTTTTTCTTCTTTCTTGGGTTCATTATTCTGAACTTGAGATGATCCATTTGATCCAGAGTTTTTATTTTCGCCAACTTTTTCAGCCCGTTTAGATTGACTACCAATAAGCACAACAAATACAACCACAATAACCCAAAACCAAGCTTTTTTATAGAACGGTTTCCCTGATTTAGTTTTTGCTAACCGTTTTTCATCCTTAGATTCTGTAGCCAGCTTTTCTTCTTTCATTAGAACTCCTTTTATAAAATTTTAATTTATTATGTAATAATTTTACCCCCCCCCCCCCGATATACTTTGTCAATAGCAAAAAATAAAAAAATGGTACAGAACCTTAAATGAATTCTGTACCACTTTTTTTATTGAGTCTAATCAATTTTCGCAACATTGAGAAGCAGCGAGCTAGTCAAAACAGACAAAGAACTAAGGGCCATAGCAAGACCTGCTAGTTCTGGATTGAGGGTCAATCCCAGTCCTACAAAGACTCCAGCAGCAATTGGAATCCCAAGGAGATTGTAGATAGAGGCCCAGAAGAGATTGAGTAAGATCCTGCGGAAGGTCTTTTGACTCATGTCAAAGGCGCGCACAACGCCAAGCAAATCATTTTGCGTGAGCACGATGCCACCGGACTCGATCGCAATATCCGTTCCAGATCCCATAGCGATCCCCACATCCGCGATCGAGAGAGCTGGAGCATCATTGATCCCATCTCCAACAAAGGCGACCTTGCTATCTTCTTGCAGTTTTTGGATGGCGCTAGCTTTTTCTTGAGGAAGGACATCAGCAATGACGGTGTCAATTCCCACTTGCTTAGCAATAGCTTGGGCCACCCGTTCATTATCCCCCGTTAACATGACCGTTTTCAAGCCCCGTTCTTTGAGCTTTTTGATCGCTTCTTTTGAGCTGGCCTTCGGAGCATCTTGAATGGCAATCAAGCCAATCACTTGCCCATCCACAGACAAACTGATCACTGTTTTGGCCTGCTCTTGCAAGTCTACCATCCGTTTTTCAAGCTCCGGATCCATCGCTGTCCCGTCATGAAGTTTGCCATTTCCCAAGGTCACCAACTGCTGGTCGATCTGACCTTGGACCCCTTTTCCTTCAATCGCTTGGAAGTTTTCCACAGGGGATAACACCAAACCTTTTTCTTCTGCTTGGGATAACACCGCTTGGGCTAGTGGATGTTCTGAAAAAGTTTCAAGACTAGCAGCCGGTGTCAAGACACGCGCTTCATCTCCTACAACATCGGTTACAAGTGGTTGGCCAATGGTAATGGTCCCTGTCTTATCAAACACCACGGTTTGAATCTTTTGCACTTCTTGAAGAACTGTTCCATTTTTAATCAGAACCCCCATCTTGGCACTACGGCCGGTTCCGACCATCAGGGCTGTTGGGGTTGCTAAACCAAGGGCACAAGGACAGGCAATAATGAGGACAGAGACTGCATAGAGCATGGCCTCTTGAAGCGACGCGCCCAGAAGCACGGACCAAACCCAGAAAGTCGCAATGGCCAAAATCGTCACCACTGGAACAAAGATACCTGAAATCTTATCCGTCAAATCTTGAATAGGAGCACGACTGGATTGGGCCATTTTGACAAAGTCCACAATTTGAGATAAGAGGGTCTCACTACCGACTTTTTCAGCCTTAAAGAGAATGGTCCCATTGCTGTTGATAGTGGAGCCGATCACTGCATCACCAACTGATTTTTCCACAGGCAAGCTTTCACCTGTCACCATCGACTCATCAATGGTCGTACTTCCTTCTACAATCGTCCCATCAACCGCAATCTTTTCCCCAGGACGGACCCGAATCAAGTCACCAATTTGGATATCTTCTGCCGCCACCTCGACATAGTTCCCATCACGGAGAACTTGAGCCGTTTTTGCCTGCAAATCCAACAATTTTTCCACAGCCTCGGAGGCATTGTTACGCATCCGTTCTTCAAAGATTTGCCCTAAGAGGATAAAGAAGATGATAAAACCCGCAGCCTCAAAGTATACTGGCTGACCAGTAAAAAGGGCAAATACACTATAGACATAGGCTACCAGGGTTCCAAGAGCTACCAAGGTATCCATATTGGAATGGTGCTTCTTAAATGAGGCCCAGGCACTCTTGATAAAAGGTACTCCTGCTACCAACATGATCGGCGTTGTCGCTAGAAAAGCCCCCCAGCGACTGACTGGATGGGAGACAAATCCTGCCCACATCCCAATCATCAAGATCAATAAAGGAAGGGTAAAGATACTAGTAATCCAAAAGCGACCCCGTAAATTTAAGACACGACGGCGTTTTTCCACAACCGTGTAGGAACCCTTTTGCATCTTCATTCCACATGAAAACTCGAAGTCCCCTGTTTCTGTCGGGGTAAAGGATATCACCTTATCCACACCGACTTCCAAAGGCTCTAAAATCCCCTGATCTTCAAACAAAATTTCCTTGTAACAGCCGGAAGGATTGACCCGATGGAAGGTGATTTCAGCAGGGATCCCTTTTTGAAGTTGAAATTCCTTTGGACTATAGCCTTTTTCTGCTGTAATACGGATCTTTTGCACTCCGTTTTCCACAACTGCTTTTTGTTTTTCTACCATACCTACTCCTTTATTTCACAATCATGTGACCATGCATCATGTTCATTCCACATGAATACCCATATTCGCCCGCTTTTTCTGGCGTAATTTCAATGACATGTTTTTCACCTAAAGGCAAATCTTCATGAACACCAAAATCTGGAAAGATCACTTGATCCAGACATGAAGATGGATCCTTGC contains these protein-coding regions:
- a CDS encoding glycosyltransferase family 2 protein, which gives rise to MKKLITIMIPAYNEEKALPKLFERLDLLANNVIKYDFEFLFINDGSKDRTMKIIHDQSEKDPRISYINLSRNFGKENAMLAGFDYAKGDALVIIDADLQDPPELIPAMINLWEDGYDDIYAKRESREGETWLKKQTSKWFYNILDTISQIEIQRDTGDFRLLDRRAVEALKTLRETNRYTKGMFSWIGFKKKEITYKRDARVAGETKWNYAKLINLAVEGITSFTVAPLRIATFTGILISIGAFIWIAFLVIRPLFGVPVGNGYASIMSVILFLGGIQLLSIGILGEYIGKIFIESKNRPVYLAQEIKEFKREKSTKKAQK
- a CDS encoding GtrA family protein produces the protein MKNLLKKLKNNQAFWFSIIGGINTALDFIILFVLTSFGIKIFIANIFSTGITFIISFLMNKKITFKSVSNNKKELIHEMVLFILVTLFGLWVIQNIVISTTMPIFENLLKNKRISLLLSKLIATIFSLIWNFILYKKVVFKK
- a CDS encoding amino acid ABC transporter ATP-binding protein, which codes for MKIISIKNLKKNYGSNHVLKDIDIDIEEGEVVVIVGSSGSGKSTFLRCLNLLEEPTSGEIIVDGVKITDKKTDLNKLRREVGMVFQQFNLFPNYSVIENIKLAPKKLRKVSDRAITKKARELLNDVGLLNKAKAMPNSLSGGQKQRVAIARALAMEPKIMLFDEPTSALDPEMIGEVLDVIREVAEKGMTMVIVTHEMKFAREVGTRMIFLDKGVIIEDGKPSEVMDNPKTERARQFFSN
- a CDS encoding amino acid ABC transporter permease; translation: MNFWEVIFGGNRWIFLWQGLEVTLVLTVLSVILGSIIGVLIALMRTSNFQPFRNSKNKKLAKFNPLAFLGKIYVDIIRGTPLLVQLLIMYYVVFGSYQFMPKIFTAAIAFGINAGAYIAEIIRGGIESIDKGQTEAARSLGFSNWQAMRLVILPQAFRNSLPPLISEFIALLKETSIVGWIGLSDIMRGADNIRFQTSTAFQSLFAAALIYLALTAIFTRIMSKVERKLDNENN
- a CDS encoding basic amino acid ABC transporter substrate-binding protein; its protein translation is MEGVAKRSNFIWLAGIFIFIAAIFLMLIDILYREGTIGDRKSVLVIGTHAGFKPFEYIQDGKVVGFDIDLSREVAKSLGKELKVEDMGFDGLLPALETGQVDMVIAGMTKTPEREKNVSFSKSYYSAAQKIVVRKGSTIRNKYELSGNKIGVQLGTTSDTIVSKIKGVSVTQLQSVPSVLQDLSSGKIDAAVLDEAPANQYVHGYSNLQILPDSLSNEEYAVAIKKDNNELKDQVDKVITEMKKDGRYQKLVKKYFNEVSEK
- a CDS encoding YidC/Oxa1 family membrane protein insertase, with protein sequence MNLFELFITQPILNLLLVIYNFIGDFGFTIIVFTLIVRFLMWPLTKSQLHQTKTMRNLQPELQKIRKNAKGNKQLETLQMMELYRKHNFKPFRSMLTLFIQLPILLTFFSVMRIVVNNPGQISKWAYQPVAQMSRVSEVISHKKLDPKFLGVIDLTDTAVPLNDFSSGFMMIIALGLAFSQWYMVKQTQPQKGKRTVREIFKDAADGKEPNQAELNAAVNSNMNLILPAIMFFVMISLYGALTFYYLISNIVQIIQQKYIFSIDSKEMEEIAAESNKKKLRNAKEAVIVKNTTVQVPKKNSKEKTGGTNIRRIKAKEGKRR
- the rnpA gene encoding ribonuclease P protein component, giving the protein MLSYKNRFHGHGSLRYVYANGNSVRTQKIVVKFTKNQRRKDSRFAVVVSKKVLKSAVGRNRIRRRVYEIIRNELPKIDGTFDVVVLIFHKSVKDIPHEELKETLVNTFKEADFYCNK
- a CDS encoding DUF4352 domain-containing protein — translated: MKEEKLATESKDEKRLAKTKSGKPFYKKAWFWVIVVVFVVLIGSQSKRAEKVGENKNSGSNGSSQVQNNEPKKEEKTEFKVGDIIAFDGKELTVEKVERNWDSGNTYMKPKDGKEYVKVTVKIENKSETEMSYNVFEFKAEDSNGAAESADGQTYSLPDSLGSGDLVKGGKKTGSMIFEVPAGSQIKLHYQPSFWSNKKVIVNL
- a CDS encoding heavy metal translocating P-type ATPase, with amino-acid sequence MVEKQKAVVENGVQKIRITAEKGYSPKEFQLQKGIPAEITFHRVNPSGCYKEILFEDQGILEPLEVGVDKVISFTPTETGDFEFSCGMKMQKGSYTVVEKRRRVLNLRGRFWITSIFTLPLLILMIGMWAGFVSHPVSRWGAFLATTPIMLVAGVPFIKSAWASFKKHHSNMDTLVALGTLVAYVYSVFALFTGQPVYFEAAGFIIFFILLGQIFEERMRNNASEAVEKLLDLQAKTAQVLRDGNYVEVAAEDIQIGDLIRVRPGEKIAVDGTIVEGSTTIDESMVTGESLPVEKSVGDAVIGSTINSNGTILFKAEKVGSETLLSQIVDFVKMAQSSRAPIQDLTDKISGIFVPVVTILAIATFWVWSVLLGASLQEAMLYAVSVLIIACPCALGLATPTALMVGTGRSAKMGVLIKNGTVLQEVQKIQTVVFDKTGTITIGQPLVTDVVGDEARVLTPAASLETFSEHPLAQAVLSQAEEKGLVLSPVENFQAIEGKGVQGQIDQQLVTLGNGKLHDGTAMDPELEKRMVDLQEQAKTVISLSVDGQVIGLIAIQDAPKASSKEAIKKLKERGLKTVMLTGDNERVAQAIAKQVGIDTVIADVLPQEKASAIQKLQEDSKVAFVGDGINDAPALSIADVGIAMGSGTDIAIESGGIVLTQNDLLGVVRAFDMSQKTFRRILLNLFWASIYNLLGIPIAAGVFVGLGLTLNPELAGLAMALSSLSVLTSSLLLNVAKID